Proteins encoded by one window of Hylaeus volcanicus isolate JK05 chromosome 7, UHH_iyHylVolc1.0_haploid, whole genome shotgun sequence:
- the LOC128879793 gene encoding E3 ubiquitin-protein ligase Hakai: MEEDGGKRMRGRTRGRARGRARGRARGRSKKQVKVIESDEEETPQQTEETPTEAVGVELEEHEVPPTQQPPLEQQFDLEADISQLEAPTFTTINRGPPEPMLRLRWDHRVNLIGEKVLNPMIHCCDKCLKPILIYGRMIPCKHVFCLSCAKREDKVCPRCMEKVSRVEQTGLGTVFMCTHGGTRYGNAGCRRTYLSQRDLQAHINHRHISAPPQQVQGMQVDPPQYVHSKSDIELTKVSSVAIQNTRIKSVQSHMVQPIMGNDPRVNSMVNQASVEHRPQHRPQALISMQNYSQSSGPPPPSNAPLRTNLITVPIQDTAITTHDMHTQQSHHYYPPPPPQVTYGGYNVPPPVSQTQQYYQQPQHPAQVSYVPPPTPQQQQYVSSTPTSIRPSPSGYIQDPSYGPPPQQQAPPPQSQWSQHQQQFYR; the protein is encoded by the exons ATGGAGGAAGATGGTGGTAAAAGAATGAGAGGTAGAACTCGTGGTAGAGCACGTGGCAGAGCACGAGGTCGTGCTAGAGGTAGATCTAAGAAACAAGTAAAg GTTATTGAAAGTGACGAAGAAGAGACTCCTCAGCAAACGGAGGAAACTCCGACAGAAGCAGTTGGAGTTGAATTGGAAGAACATGAAGTTCCACCAACGCAACAGCCACCTTTGGAGCAGCAATTTGATTTGGAGGCTGATATATCACAGTTGGAAGCTCCAACATTTACAACTATTAATAGAGGACCTCCTGAACCGATGCTCCGTCTAAGATGGGACCACAGAGTTAATCTCATTGGAGAGAAAGTGTTAAACCCCATGATACATTGTTGCGATAAGTGTTTGAAACCAATTCTTATTTATGGGCGTATG ATACCTTGCAAACATGTATTTTGCTTATCTTGTGCCAAGAGAGAAGACAAAGTTTGTCCTCGTTGTATGGAGAAAGTCTCAAGAGTAGAGCAAACTGGTTTAGGTACTGTGTTCATGTGTACACATGGAGGAACTAGGTATGGAAATGCTGGATGCAGACGAACATATCTTAGTCAAAGAGATTTGCAG GCTCATATAAATCATCGACATATATCAGCCCCACCGCAACAGGTTCAGGGAATGCAAGTTGATCCTCCTCAATATGTGCATTCTAAGTCAGATATAGAGTTAACAAAAGTTTCGTCGGTTGCTATACAAAATACTCGCATAAAATCCGTGCAATCACACATGGTACAGCCAATAATGGGAAATGATCCTAGAGTGAATTCAATGGTAAATCAGGCATCGGTAGAACACAGGCCACAGCATAGACCACAGGCATTGATATCAATGCAGAATTATTCCCAAAGTTCTGGACCTCCGCCACCAAGTAACGCTCCGTTAAGAACAAATCTGATAACCGTACCCATACAAGATACAGCCATAACAACGCACGATATGCATACGCAACAAAGTCATCATTATTAtcctcctccacctccacAAGTTACTTATGGAGGATATAATGTACCACCTCCAGTTTCACAGACACAACAGTACTATCAGCAGCCTCAGCACCCTGCTCAAGTATCTTATGTGCCACCGCCAACACCACAACAGCAACAGTATGTATCTTCAACGCCAACTTCGATAAGGCCATCTCCATCGGGATACATACAAGATCCATCA